AATGGAGAAGAATGCAATGAATTCAACGTCCCATGAGGCCCTTCCGCCGACGAATCTTCGGCTCGACGCCCTCGATGAACGCATTTTGTGGGAGCTCACCAAGGACGCGCGGCTGCCCAACGCGGCGCTGGCCGAACGCCTCCACGTCTCCGCCTCCACCACCCACGCGCGAGTGCGCGCCCTGCGCGCGGCAGGCATCATCAAGTCGTCTCATATCGAGGTGGACTACGAGGCCCTCGGCTTCACGGTTCAGAGCATCGTCGCGGTCAAGCTCAGGGCCCAGGCGCGACCGCAGGTCAAGTCCTATGCGCGCCAGGTGATCCAGTTGCCCAACGTGTTGTCGGTCTACTTTGTGGGCGGGTCCTTCGACTTCCTGATCCACGTCGCGTGCACCTCGACCTCTCAGTTGCGCGACTTTGTGGCGAGCAACCTGAGCATGGATCCCGTGGTCGCCTCGACGGAAACCCACCTCGTGTTCGACCACCTCATCGGAGCGGAGCACAAGAAGGGCGCCGACGGCTTGGCCGCCATGCGTAAGGCCCTCGCCTAACGACACGCCGGGCTTCTCAGGCCTCAGCAGTGATGTGCGGAACGCGAGGCGCCCGCCAATACGCGGCCGCGCACGCCGCGTAGGCGACCACGAGCGCCGCCATCACCAGTTGCGAGTAGCCATTCGCGGGCAAGACCAAAGCGCCGATGAAGGCCGCGCTGATGAAGGCCGTGTTGTAAGCGACGTCGTACAGGGCGAAGGCTCGGCCGCGGAAGGCGTCGTCCGTGTCCCGTTGCACGATCGTGTCGACCGCGATCTTCCCTCCCTGGATGCCGAAGCTGACAATGACGGCGGCGCTGAGAAGAGCCCAGGGCTCGGAGGACACGGCCAGCAGTGCCTGCCCGGCACCACCAAGGGCGAGGCAGACGATGACCCAGTCGTGGCGCTCAATCCGGTGGGAGAACGCTGGCGTGACCACGGCGGCGAGACCAAAGCCGACGGCGGCGAAGCCGACCACGATGGCGAACTTGCCGATAGCCCCCTCTGGGTCTGAAGGGTCGTCCAAGACGTTGCGCGAGATGAGGATGGACGCGACAAACATGAGGCCGTAGAGCAGGCGTGCCGCGGCCATGACTCCGAGTGCGTGGAAGGGAGTGGCGCGCTGCCGTAGATGTCGGTAGCCGTCGCGCAGTTCTTTGACGACGTGCGCAGCCTCCTCAACAACGTGCTCGGCCTCGAGCAGCTTCACCGGCCCGAGCGAGCGCTTCGACAGCGCCGTTGCCGCCCATGAGGATAAGCCGAACGCCAGGCCAGCGGCACCGAGCGCGAGCAGCGCCTTGTGGTCGTCCGAGACGCCCGGCACCACGAAGGCGACAATGCCGCCGATCGTCCCGCCAAGCGCGGCGGCGATCGTGCCCAGCGTCGGCATGATGGCATTGGCCGCGAGCAGATCATCCTTGTCGACGACCTGCGGGATGCCTGCTGACAGCGCGGCAAGCAGGAAGCGATTCACCGACAGCGTCGCCAACGCGAGGACGTAGAGGGAGAGCCGCGGCGCATCGGCGACCACGGCTGCCACGATGGCGCCCACCATCGCGAGGCGCATCATGTTGCCAGCCAAGACGATCCGCTGCCGATGCCACCGGTCAATGAAGGGGCCGACGAAAGGCCCGATGAGCGTGAAGGGCGCAAACAGCACGGCGAAGCCGATCGCGATGTCGGCCGGCGTTGTCGCGTTCTCGGGCGAGAAGAAGAACGCGGTGGCGATCCCAAACTGAAAGGCCCCGTCCCCCGCCTGTGAGACCACGCGCACCCGGGTGAGCCGCCGAAAGCCCTGAGACTTCCACAGGTGGGCCAGGTCGGAGGAGTAGGACATGGCATAAGGCTAGGGCGTCGGGTATGTCACTCTCGCCGCAGCCACTGACGTGCTCGCCTGCGCCGCCGAACGCCACTAGCGTGGTGCCACACGTGAAAGGTGGCACCCATGACATTCGGTCAGGCCGTCAAGTCGGTCCTTGGGCAGTATGCGGTCTTCACTGGGCGCGCGCGGCGTGCCGAGTACTGGTGGTTCGTGCTCTTCACCAACCTGGTGCAGATCCCCGTCCAGGTGATCTTCTTCATCGCGTACTTTGCAGCGTTCTTGCCCGCGCTTGACCAGACGAACGCCGACGGCAGCATCGCCTCTGGATCGGCTGAGGACATCAATTGGGGCCTCCTCGTCGGTGGTGCCGTGCCGTGGGTGCTCGTGACGCTCGCGCTCATCATGCCGTCGATTGCCGTCACCGTGCGGCGCCTTCACGACACGGGACGCTCTGGCGCCTGGTACCTCCTCGTGTTCGTTCCTGGCGGCAGCATCGTGGTGCTCGTGTTCTCGTTGCTGGAGGGTGACGCTTACGAGAACGCATACGGGCCGGACCCCAAGGCCGCCGAACGGTACGTGGGCCCCGGTGACGGCCAGCCCCAGCAGTATGGCCAGCCCCAGCAGTACGGCCAGCAGGGCCAGCCACAGGCGTACCCGCCGCCCCCAGTTCAGTCCTTTCCCCCGCCCCCGCAGGGTCCGCTGGCTCAGCCTCCCGCTCAGCCTGATGACCCCTTCGCCGCTCCGGGTCGGTAACCCGTGATGTCGGCAGGCACGCTCGCCGCTTTCAGCGCGCTCGCGTTCGTGATCATCGTGATCCCCGGCCCGAGCGTCCTGTTCATCGTGGGCAGGGCTCTGCAGCACGGCAGGCGAGACGCGCTGCTGTCCGTCGTGGGCAACACGGGGGGAGCTCTCGTCCACGCGATCCTGGTGGCCGCGGGCATCGGCGCCGTCATCGCGGCGTCGTCAATCGCCTTCGTAGTGCTCAAGTTCGTGGGCGGCGGCTACCTGTTGTACTTGGGTATTCAGGCGGTGCGGCATCGGCGCGAAGGCCTCGACTTCGCCGCTGGCAAGGATGGGCAGGCGGCCGACGCCGTGGTCGCCTTGCCCGACAGGCCTTTGCGGCGAGTGCTGGGCGAGTCTTTCGCGGTGGGCGTGACCAACCCCAAGACGCTCGTCTTTGTGGCGGCGGTGCTGCCCCAGTTCGTCGACCCCGCAGCGGGCCCGGCGTGGACGCAGATTCTGGCGCTGGGGGCCCTCTTCGCCGCGATTGCGTTGGTGAGCGATGGCGCGTATGCGCTGGCGGCGTCAGGTGCGAGGAACTGGTTCGCGCGCTCGCCTCGCCGTCTCGCGCGCATGCGCGCCGCCGGGGGCGTCATGATCGGATCGCTCGGAGTGGTGCTGATGGCGTCGCGCCGCGTGGCCTGAGCCGCGCCCGGCTCTCCCAGGGAGAGACGACGAGGGGAATAGGCACGGTCGCCGCGTCGTCACAGTGGGTATGACACTCACAGGAACCCCCACCCGCGTGGCGATCGTTGGCGGCGCTGGCAAGGTATCGCGTCAGTTGATCCCCCTCTTGCTCGAAGCTGGCATCGAGGTGGTGCCGCTCGCGCGCCGCGATGAGCAGTTGGCCGAACTCAAGCAGGTGGGTGCGGAGCCGCGCAGGCTCGACATCGAGGAGGCATCCGCGGACGAGTTCTTGGCGGCCTTCGAGGGCTGCGATGGCATCGTGTTCTCCGCGGGAGGCGGCGCTGACGGCAACGCCGAGCGCAAGCGCACGGTTGACCTGCAGGGCTCGCTCAAGTCGATGGAGGCCGCGAGGGCGCTGGGCATTGATCGATTCGTGCAGGTGTCCGCCATGGGCGTCGACCAGCCGGTGGAGGACTCGGCGAGCGAGGCGTGGAAGGCCTACGTGCAGGCCAAGAGGGACGCCGACGCCGCCCTGCGCAACACGCAATTGGCATGGACCATCATTCGGCCGGGCGGGTTGACGGACGACGATGGCACCGGCTTGGTGACGCTGGCGAGCGAGGTGGAGCGAGGGACGGTTCCACGCGCCGACGTGGCAGCCGTGATCGCGGCGTGCCTGACGAACGAAAACGCTGTTGGCCAGCAGTGGGAACTCGTGTCCGGCTCGACCCCGGTGGCCGAGGCGGTCTCCGGGTAACTCAAGGCCCCGCACTTCAGGAAGCCCCGGTCGCTCCGGCGACCGGGGCTTTGCCATGCGTGCGCTCCACGAGCGGGCTTGCACTCCTGGGAATGAACACGTTCAGTCGCGACGTTCATCAGGTATCGACTGAACACGTTCAAGGGAGCGCCCCATGCCCACACTCGACAGCGCCACGCGCGAGCGCATCGTTGCCGCCGCATCAGAACTCATCATGGACCGCGGCTACGACAAGACGACCATGCGCGGCATCGCGGAGCGGGCCGATGTCTCGCTCGGCAGTGCCTACTACTACTTTGGCGGCAAGGAAGAGCTCGTCCAGGGCTTTTACCTGGACATCGCGCGGCGGCATCACGAGTTGCTGCAGGGGCGGATCGCAGGGGTGACGTCGTTCAGGGCTCGGCTCGACGCGTGCTTCGAGGCGTTCCTGGACGCTTCGGACGAGTATCGGTCCATCTCCGATTCGCTGCTGAGCCTCGCGATCGTCCCGACGAGCCCACTCAGTCCCTTCAGCGCGCAGAGCCGCCCGGCCCGCAATCAGTTCTTGCGCACCTTCGAGGAGCTGGTCGAGGGCTC
The Demequina sp. TMPB413 DNA segment above includes these coding regions:
- a CDS encoding SDR family oxidoreductase — translated: MTLTGTPTRVAIVGGAGKVSRQLIPLLLEAGIEVVPLARRDEQLAELKQVGAEPRRLDIEEASADEFLAAFEGCDGIVFSAGGGADGNAERKRTVDLQGSLKSMEAARALGIDRFVQVSAMGVDQPVEDSASEAWKAYVQAKRDADAALRNTQLAWTIIRPGGLTDDDGTGLVTLASEVERGTVPRADVAAVIAACLTNENAVGQQWELVSGSTPVAEAVSG
- a CDS encoding DUF805 domain-containing protein, which encodes MTFGQAVKSVLGQYAVFTGRARRAEYWWFVLFTNLVQIPVQVIFFIAYFAAFLPALDQTNADGSIASGSAEDINWGLLVGGAVPWVLVTLALIMPSIAVTVRRLHDTGRSGAWYLLVFVPGGSIVVLVFSLLEGDAYENAYGPDPKAAERYVGPGDGQPQQYGQPQQYGQQGQPQAYPPPPVQSFPPPPQGPLAQPPAQPDDPFAAPGR
- a CDS encoding TetR/AcrR family transcriptional regulator, yielding MPTLDSATRERIVAAASELIMDRGYDKTTMRGIAERADVSLGSAYYYFGGKEELVQGFYLDIARRHHELLQGRIAGVTSFRARLDACFEAFLDASDEYRSISDSLLSLAIVPTSPLSPFSAQSRPARNQFLRTFEELVEGSDLKTDPRLREALPELLWIIQMLVVLGWVQDLSAGQRVTRTVVKRLVPSLARLLTAARLAPFRPFVTDALESLAMVRQRSYSVV
- a CDS encoding Lrp/AsnC family transcriptional regulator — translated: MNSTSHEALPPTNLRLDALDERILWELTKDARLPNAALAERLHVSASTTHARVRALRAAGIIKSSHIEVDYEALGFTVQSIVAVKLRAQARPQVKSYARQVIQLPNVLSVYFVGGSFDFLIHVACTSTSQLRDFVASNLSMDPVVASTETHLVFDHLIGAEHKKGADGLAAMRKALA
- a CDS encoding MFS transporter; this translates as MSYSSDLAHLWKSQGFRRLTRVRVVSQAGDGAFQFGIATAFFFSPENATTPADIAIGFAVLFAPFTLIGPFVGPFIDRWHRQRIVLAGNMMRLAMVGAIVAAVVADAPRLSLYVLALATLSVNRFLLAALSAGIPQVVDKDDLLAANAIMPTLGTIAAALGGTIGGIVAFVVPGVSDDHKALLALGAAGLAFGLSSWAATALSKRSLGPVKLLEAEHVVEEAAHVVKELRDGYRHLRQRATPFHALGVMAAARLLYGLMFVASILISRNVLDDPSDPEGAIGKFAIVVGFAAVGFGLAAVVTPAFSHRIERHDWVIVCLALGGAGQALLAVSSEPWALLSAAVIVSFGIQGGKIAVDTIVQRDTDDAFRGRAFALYDVAYNTAFISAAFIGALVLPANGYSQLVMAALVVAYAACAAAYWRAPRVPHITAEA
- a CDS encoding LysE family translocator; the encoded protein is MSAGTLAAFSALAFVIIVIPGPSVLFIVGRALQHGRRDALLSVVGNTGGALVHAILVAAGIGAVIAASSIAFVVLKFVGGGYLLYLGIQAVRHRREGLDFAAGKDGQAADAVVALPDRPLRRVLGESFAVGVTNPKTLVFVAAVLPQFVDPAAGPAWTQILALGALFAAIALVSDGAYALAASGARNWFARSPRRLARMRAAGGVMIGSLGVVLMASRRVA